One Candidatus Hydrogenedentota bacterium genomic window carries:
- a CDS encoding ROK family glucokinase, translating into MSSRVIVGVDLGGTNVKTAMVSWDKQVLAKDSRPTNAEGGPEAVIEAIESSVRDLLAQSDLSPEQVMAVGIGAPGPMDWRSGVVFSPPNLPGWKNVPLAEIMRSRLNVPCYVENDANVACYGEFWLGAGQGTQNMALLTLGTGVGGGVVMFGMLLRGEDGTAAELGHLKMQRNGRPCGCGSHGCLETYGSVTGMVRTAIEGLSTGRKSVLREMCGDSFGGLTGKMISQAAADGDEFALWVIEETATWLGLGISSIINYQNPEKVVLCGGMIAAGDLLLNPIRKVAFENSFEVPAKRCEIVLAGLGSDSGVLGAAGCALSRFESSF; encoded by the coding sequence ATGAGCAGTAGAGTCATCGTCGGTGTGGATCTCGGCGGAACGAACGTAAAAACGGCCATGGTGTCCTGGGACAAGCAGGTCCTGGCCAAGGATTCGCGCCCGACCAACGCCGAGGGCGGTCCGGAGGCGGTTATCGAGGCCATCGAGTCCAGTGTCCGCGATCTTCTGGCCCAGTCCGACCTTTCGCCCGAACAGGTGATGGCTGTGGGTATCGGCGCGCCCGGTCCCATGGACTGGCGCTCCGGCGTGGTCTTCAGTCCTCCCAATCTGCCCGGCTGGAAGAATGTTCCCCTGGCGGAGATCATGCGCTCCCGTCTCAATGTCCCGTGCTACGTGGAAAACGATGCGAATGTGGCCTGCTACGGCGAGTTCTGGCTCGGTGCCGGGCAGGGCACTCAGAATATGGCCCTGCTCACCCTGGGCACCGGCGTCGGGGGCGGTGTGGTGATGTTTGGCATGCTCCTGCGCGGCGAAGACGGCACGGCGGCGGAACTGGGGCACTTGAAGATGCAGCGGAACGGCCGTCCCTGTGGTTGCGGCAGCCATGGCTGTCTGGAGACCTATGGGTCGGTGACGGGGATGGTTCGCACGGCGATCGAGGGGCTTTCAACGGGCCGCAAGTCGGTTCTTCGGGAGATGTGCGGTGATTCCTTCGGCGGCCTGACGGGCAAAATGATTAGTCAGGCGGCCGCCGATGGCGACGAGTTCGCCCTCTGGGTAATCGAAGAGACGGCCACCTGGCTCGGACTCGGTATTTCGAGCATCATCAATTATCAGAATCCCGAGAAGGTGGTGCTTTGCGGCGGCATGATTGCCGCCGGCGACCTGTTGTTGAACCCGATTCGGAAGGTGGCTTTCGAGAATTCTTTTGAAGTGCCGGCCAAGCGCTGCGAGATTGTCCTGGCGGGTCTGGGTTCGGATTCCGGCGTGCTCGGCGCGGCGGGCTGCGCGCTGTCGCGTTTTGAGAGCAGTTTCTAG
- a CDS encoding RDD family protein has protein sequence MWYYARGEEQIGPVEEGAFRILVDQRIVGPSTLVWREGMPSWVSYQEIAGTVTDWGTPCSECGRPHLVEELLVFEGKRVCASCKDIFFQRMREGNVAADAMVLASIGKRFGAVVIDSILVNVVAIPIMFGGVGAMVASSDGRQTSEDTAALIMFGLMGIIGIWVLFYMTWFVGRFGATPGKMLLGIKIVRSNGAPVSYLRAFARFWAHQLSGSIMYVGYIMALFDDQKRGLHDHICDTRVIEKR, from the coding sequence ATGTGGTATTACGCCCGTGGCGAGGAGCAAATCGGACCCGTTGAAGAAGGGGCCTTCCGCATCCTCGTAGATCAGCGGATTGTCGGGCCGTCGACGCTGGTGTGGCGTGAGGGCATGCCCTCGTGGGTTTCCTATCAGGAGATCGCGGGCACGGTGACCGACTGGGGAACGCCCTGTTCCGAGTGCGGGCGGCCCCACCTGGTCGAGGAATTGCTCGTTTTTGAGGGCAAGCGGGTCTGCGCCTCGTGCAAGGATATCTTCTTCCAGCGCATGCGCGAGGGTAATGTCGCCGCCGACGCCATGGTCCTGGCCAGTATAGGCAAGCGCTTTGGCGCCGTGGTGATTGATTCCATTCTGGTCAATGTCGTCGCGATCCCGATCATGTTCGGCGGCGTCGGCGCCATGGTGGCCAGCAGCGACGGGCGGCAGACTTCGGAAGATACGGCCGCGCTCATCATGTTCGGGCTCATGGGAATCATCGGTATCTGGGTGCTCTTCTACATGACCTGGTTCGTAGGCCGCTTCGGGGCCACGCCCGGAAAAATGCTCCTCGGCATCAAGATTGTGCGAAGCAACGGCGCCCCCGTGTCCTACCTGCGCGCATTCGCGCGCTTCTGGGCCCATCAGCTCTCCGGGAGCATCATGTACGTCGGCTATATCATGGCCCTTTTCGACGACCAGAAACGCGGTCTGCACGACCACATCTGCGACACACGAGTGATCGAAAAACGCTAA
- a CDS encoding diguanylate cyclase, protein MSHSVEDSAVARWKRLGDMLMEGGLITRGQLEEGLAEKDRQKCFLGQALVRLGYLSQDELISFLVKQCKIPHINLVDYSIDPRIVRLLPNELCLKYKLLAIDNLGTILTVAMVNPLDLDALEQARAACPDLKLKPILCTPEHFETVAKRLLISDDAEKASAPKSYGLAAFGLGPARVAAKPPAPAETTPEKPLPPSGLPWVRDDFNLLVRDMLGELLSIFQSPVHSGMDGSGNPLTSAISQQLEFSFTLSITGEVCYVSPGITTVLGYKPVHFQQAFLTLLTDHPGNTVLRRAIILCRSGQHPTPVEAEFRAVDGTPKMLIVALIPVYDANQTLAAIQAVARDISRREQTEQHVFLAATHDPLTGLHNRRSFMARLDEALCLAARHKTPVSLGIVNLDNFTELNQEFGHAEGDRILISMGKLLRETLRGEDIIARSGGDEFCVLMPQVLPDAARNGLERCHQALSGTEITTTHGRPLRLTITSALVSIGSEDRAAAPLLERVRAMVMQGKSEGGNRVVTKSGAD, encoded by the coding sequence GTGAGTCATTCCGTGGAAGATAGCGCCGTCGCACGCTGGAAGCGACTGGGCGACATGTTGATGGAAGGTGGACTGATTACCCGCGGGCAGCTCGAAGAGGGACTCGCGGAGAAGGACCGACAGAAATGCTTCCTCGGCCAGGCGCTGGTCCGGCTGGGTTACTTGAGCCAGGATGAACTTATCTCCTTCCTCGTGAAGCAGTGCAAGATCCCCCACATCAATCTGGTGGACTACAGCATCGACCCGCGGATTGTCCGCCTGCTCCCCAACGAACTCTGCCTGAAGTACAAGCTCCTGGCCATCGACAACCTGGGGACCATTCTCACCGTGGCGATGGTGAATCCGCTGGATCTTGACGCGCTGGAACAGGCGAGGGCGGCCTGTCCGGACTTGAAACTCAAGCCGATTCTCTGCACGCCGGAGCACTTTGAAACGGTGGCGAAACGACTATTGATTTCCGACGACGCCGAAAAGGCGTCCGCGCCGAAGTCCTACGGCCTGGCCGCCTTCGGACTCGGTCCCGCGCGCGTGGCGGCCAAGCCCCCCGCACCCGCAGAGACCACTCCGGAAAAGCCCTTGCCCCCGTCCGGCTTGCCTTGGGTGCGGGACGACTTCAATCTCCTGGTGCGGGACATGCTCGGCGAATTGCTCAGCATTTTCCAGAGCCCGGTGCACAGCGGGATGGACGGGTCGGGAAATCCGCTGACCAGCGCAATCAGCCAGCAACTGGAATTCTCCTTTACACTCAGTATCACCGGCGAGGTCTGCTATGTCAGCCCCGGCATCACGACCGTCCTGGGTTATAAGCCGGTGCATTTCCAGCAGGCTTTTCTCACGCTCCTCACGGATCACCCCGGCAATACGGTGCTGCGGCGCGCCATCATTCTCTGCCGCTCCGGACAGCACCCCACCCCCGTCGAAGCCGAGTTCCGCGCCGTGGACGGCACCCCAAAAATGCTTATCGTCGCCCTGATTCCGGTATATGACGCCAACCAGACGCTCGCAGCTATACAAGCCGTGGCGCGGGACATCTCCCGGCGCGAGCAGACGGAACAGCACGTGTTTCTGGCGGCGACGCACGACCCCCTGACGGGCTTGCACAATCGGCGAAGCTTTATGGCCCGCCTCGACGAAGCGCTCTGCCTCGCCGCCCGCCACAAGACGCCGGTAAGTCTGGGAATCGTCAATCTGGACAACTTTACCGAGCTGAACCAGGAGTTTGGCCATGCCGAGGGTGATCGCATCCTCATTTCCATGGGCAAATTGCTGCGGGAGACACTGCGGGGTGAGGATATCATCGCCCGTTCGGGCGGGGATGAATTCTGTGTGCTCATGCCCCAGGTGCTGCCCGATGCCGCGCGCAACGGGCTGGAGCGTTGCCATCAGGCGCTGAGCGGGACCGAGATCACCACCACCCACGGTCGCCCCTTGCGCCTTACCATTACCTCGGCGCTGGTATCCATTGGAAGTGAAGACCGCGCGGCCGCGCCCCTGCTGGAGCGGGTGCGGGCGATGGTCATGCAGGGTAAATCGGAAGGGGGAAACCGGGTGGTAACCAAGTCCGGCGCGGACTGA
- the nifA gene encoding nif-specific transcriptional activator NifA, with protein sequence MSTGAPKVKNEISELALLFDISRILDRSMDLRDELGPVLKSIARHTGMLRGTITLVNRENGELFIEAAHGLSGKELERGRYKPGEGVVGKTVQTGRPVVVPRISEEPLFLNRTNSREDARPEDIAYICVPIKMETQVIGALSADRLFSDTETLDEDVRLMTIIASMIAQAVRLRQEHQDERKRLLEENSRLQNELQERFRPANIIGRSGAMQDVFDLIGQVAKSDATVLIRGESGVGKELVAHAIHYNSQRAAKPFIRVNCAALPDSVIESELFGHEKGAFTGATQMRRGRFELAHGGTIFLDEIGDLAPQTQVRLLRILQEREFERVGGQETLKVDVRVIAATNRELEVMIVDKSFRQDLYYRLNVFPIHIPPLRERRTDILELANFFVEKYSKANHKYVRRISTPAIDMLMSYHWPGNVRELENCIERAVLLTNDDVVHGHHLPPTLQTAEASNTPMKGTLEECMERVEREMIIESLKTAKGNKAKAARELGITERLMGLRVAKYGVETKQFRN encoded by the coding sequence ATGTCTACCGGTGCACCCAAAGTTAAAAATGAGATCTCCGAACTGGCGCTGCTCTTCGATATCAGCCGGATCCTGGATCGCAGCATGGACCTCCGCGACGAGCTCGGACCCGTGTTGAAATCGATTGCCAGGCACACGGGAATGCTCCGGGGAACGATTACCCTCGTCAACCGGGAGAACGGCGAGCTCTTTATCGAGGCGGCCCACGGACTGTCCGGCAAGGAACTGGAACGAGGGCGCTATAAGCCCGGCGAAGGCGTTGTCGGCAAAACCGTGCAAACCGGCCGCCCCGTCGTGGTGCCCCGTATTTCCGAAGAGCCCCTGTTCCTCAATCGCACCAATTCACGGGAAGACGCCCGCCCGGAAGATATCGCCTATATTTGCGTGCCCATCAAGATGGAGACGCAGGTGATCGGCGCGCTGAGCGCGGATCGCCTCTTTTCGGACACGGAAACCCTCGATGAAGATGTGCGCCTGATGACTATCATCGCCTCCATGATCGCCCAGGCGGTCCGGCTGCGTCAGGAGCATCAGGACGAGCGCAAGCGCCTCCTGGAAGAAAACTCCCGCCTCCAGAATGAACTTCAGGAGCGCTTCCGCCCCGCCAACATCATCGGCCGCTCCGGCGCCATGCAGGATGTATTCGATCTCATCGGCCAGGTGGCCAAGAGCGACGCCACGGTGCTGATTCGCGGGGAAAGCGGCGTCGGCAAGGAATTGGTGGCCCACGCGATTCACTACAACAGCCAGCGCGCCGCAAAGCCCTTTATTCGGGTGAATTGCGCCGCCCTGCCCGATTCGGTCATCGAAAGCGAACTCTTTGGTCACGAGAAGGGCGCCTTCACCGGCGCAACCCAGATGCGCCGCGGTCGTTTCGAACTGGCCCACGGCGGGACCATATTCCTGGATGAAATCGGTGATCTGGCCCCCCAGACCCAGGTGCGCCTTCTCCGGATCCTTCAGGAGCGGGAGTTTGAGCGGGTCGGTGGCCAGGAGACCCTGAAGGTGGATGTGCGCGTCATTGCGGCAACCAACCGGGAACTGGAAGTGATGATCGTGGATAAAAGCTTCCGCCAGGATCTGTACTACCGGCTCAATGTGTTCCCCATTCACATTCCACCGCTCCGGGAACGGCGCACCGACATCCTCGAACTGGCCAACTTCTTCGTGGAAAAGTACAGCAAGGCCAATCACAAATATGTTCGGCGCATTTCGACCCCGGCGATCGATATGCTCATGAGCTACCACTGGCCGGGCAACGTCCGCGAGCTGGAGAACTGTATCGAGCGAGCCGTTCTGCTCACCAATGACGATGTGGTCCACGGACATCACTTGCCCCCCACACTTCAGACGGCGGAGGCCTCCAACACGCCGATGAAGGGAACGCTGGAAGAGTGTATGGAGCGGGTGGAGCGGGAAATGATCATCGAGTCCCTCAAGACCGCGAAGGGCAACAAGGCCAAAGCGGCCCGGGAGCTCGGCATCACGGAACGGCTGATGGGGTTGCGCGTGGCGAAGTACGGGGTTGAGACAAAGCAGTTCAGAAACTGA
- a CDS encoding VWA domain-containing protein — protein MLRSLRCIALVGLLATMITLSGCPVTTPDLSVTPLALNFGANENTKTLRIQNQGGGTLDWEVAVAEGAPWLTLEAVSGTKQAQIVEGQSTTEVDTIQLTVNRTILAESTSRNASVVVTSNAGNQTIGVTVTEGGAAVLQIAPTTLSFGSATNAMDVVIGNAGFEALSWSLAIPEDAPWLTASLRQNSNLQNGGADSITFTVDRAGLPGGNYTTQVPVTSNGGNGTITVTMSVPPLSVSTDLIDFGTLTQTANRSFTITNPSDDVVGVSFAVAHPGTDIAWFALTNPVSLIDPLDSATIQVAANPAGLAPGIYTGSITVSSAALNFNHVITVRLEVPGISVSPELVEFGEITETATGGFTLENLTANALPFTITVPSGNPWLEISPASGTLTNTQAVTVTANPEEADAGSYEVDVTIRFGDATSNLTETVTITMSRPEPARLEASPKTIFFGTSLIERRVAIWNVGIGTVDWEIDSSAFPAWLALTPVDGDDIASGTVSGDTTDEVVLRVDRGQVPDGVFEVAHDFEIVASGDATNRITISLNVAVAQVPEFVIEADSVDDRGVSTLVVPADVVSRTFVIRNEGTGVLTWSFGELPEWVDSISPSQGSLDSNVQQTVTLTVDRTGLVTPGVQAFLDIATNDPDTAVAQLDVAVSVPPVILIGTDRDALGFQSDENAKILSIANIGDAGTILNYQAVTNEDWLSISPSTGTSEGTSSPIKDFQEHSVTVDRSRLDGAGSSARIIISAFIIEDGVAVPDPSVPQVEVTVTVEASPLTIESALPGTRVPSLVRNVLMLRNVRAESIPIPNSRLEDIGNLFRISETEIPLELSETNQFLKKDYTANILVLLDFSGSMLEAANTVLADGQLGDPGALTEDALKTVYLRCIPELLDELPAHYRVGLGVFNDHALPEGGVVRIITDNDGEPDFTRDKAVLANRLNSINVDDNGATDLLPALESGSTILQEQDSNDNLRPFDEADVKGLIVFTDGRDTSLSRVTETANIISAQRVRLFLVGWGQKVEADPMLRLSSTTGGHYYSTDARSTGQLDPFGVPIRVPLVSELTDICSLDGADECDESLPNDLNSQVVLSYTTLNQQPSVVVAADITFNDPNDQNTTCLPEQGDISAGVEYRQQDFSTIAGDVRLGQISLRTEGISGGEATVFVRADYMPRNITELQFEMSVTSLETPTLSVSRVAQTSGGLISDWNLVEAPAGTYTLSSPDGEPIRFSDFGDLLAVRVTNVTQAFTLNFEVTSPIYTSGNFETKYFTHPDSIIVAGGPFLGTSFPAAFFDSRPAPLDVDGEFVVVADGNTDQVEIDIFNLGGGHVAPGSTPDPITGEFSSEGLVNVGLFWEATIGSDSNFLSFEENTQQSGFVTSSFAPSTMFVNLDRASVPPGLREGELFITYGSGSVNASGTLDPLKIRYTIENPEFLITSQDLISGEQIPVDFISFGFTPDSQEIRVRNVGQSTLIWETNAAAFPTWLELSDIVGAAGPDQESVVVINIIREFVPEGESEFDIVFTSDFADPITLRVGVEGLPDP, from the coding sequence ATGCTACGCTCGCTGCGCTGCATAGCCTTGGTTGGTCTTCTGGCGACCATGATTACACTGTCGGGCTGTCCGGTTACGACACCCGATTTGTCTGTTACCCCACTCGCCTTGAACTTCGGCGCGAACGAGAACACGAAGACGCTCCGCATCCAGAATCAGGGGGGGGGCACACTCGACTGGGAAGTGGCCGTCGCCGAAGGCGCGCCCTGGCTGACCCTCGAAGCGGTTTCCGGAACCAAGCAGGCCCAGATCGTCGAAGGGCAGTCCACCACCGAAGTCGACACCATCCAACTGACGGTAAATCGCACCATACTTGCCGAGTCCACCTCGCGCAACGCCAGTGTTGTGGTTACGTCGAATGCGGGAAATCAGACCATCGGGGTCACCGTCACCGAGGGCGGCGCGGCCGTGCTTCAGATCGCCCCCACCACCCTTTCCTTCGGCTCCGCGACAAACGCGATGGACGTGGTAATCGGCAATGCGGGCTTCGAGGCCCTTTCTTGGTCGCTCGCCATCCCCGAAGACGCGCCCTGGCTCACGGCTTCCCTGCGTCAGAACTCGAACCTGCAGAACGGCGGCGCCGATTCCATCACCTTTACCGTGGACCGCGCGGGACTTCCCGGCGGCAACTACACCACGCAGGTTCCGGTGACCTCCAACGGCGGCAACGGCACGATCACCGTGACCATGTCGGTCCCGCCGCTCTCCGTTTCCACCGATCTCATCGATTTCGGCACGCTGACGCAGACTGCAAATCGGAGCTTCACCATCACGAATCCCTCCGACGACGTGGTGGGCGTGTCGTTTGCCGTGGCGCACCCGGGAACGGACATCGCCTGGTTCGCCCTCACGAATCCGGTCTCCCTTATCGATCCGCTGGATTCCGCGACGATCCAGGTGGCGGCGAATCCCGCGGGACTCGCCCCCGGCATTTACACCGGGTCCATAACGGTCTCCTCCGCGGCCCTGAATTTCAACCATGTGATCACCGTCCGACTCGAAGTCCCCGGTATATCGGTCTCCCCCGAGCTCGTTGAATTTGGCGAGATAACGGAGACCGCCACGGGCGGCTTCACCTTGGAAAACCTCACCGCGAATGCCCTCCCCTTCACAATTACCGTGCCTTCCGGTAACCCCTGGCTTGAAATCAGCCCCGCATCCGGTACGCTGACCAACACCCAGGCCGTCACCGTAACGGCCAATCCGGAAGAGGCCGATGCGGGCAGCTACGAAGTGGACGTTACCATTCGCTTCGGAGATGCGACCAGCAATCTCACCGAAACCGTGACGATCACCATGAGCCGCCCCGAGCCCGCACGTCTTGAAGCGTCGCCCAAGACCATATTCTTCGGCACGTCCCTCATTGAGCGCCGCGTGGCCATCTGGAACGTGGGCATCGGGACGGTGGATTGGGAAATCGATTCAAGCGCCTTCCCCGCCTGGCTGGCCTTGACGCCGGTCGACGGCGACGATATCGCCTCGGGCACGGTCAGCGGCGACACCACCGACGAAGTCGTGTTGCGCGTTGATCGCGGACAGGTTCCCGACGGGGTCTTTGAAGTGGCCCACGATTTTGAAATCGTTGCCTCCGGCGATGCCACCAACCGGATCACGATCAGCTTGAATGTAGCCGTCGCGCAGGTGCCCGAATTCGTCATTGAGGCGGACTCGGTCGATGATCGCGGGGTGAGCACCCTGGTCGTCCCGGCCGATGTCGTGTCTCGCACCTTTGTCATCCGCAATGAGGGTACGGGGGTATTAACGTGGAGCTTTGGCGAGCTTCCGGAATGGGTGGACTCCATCTCCCCTTCCCAGGGCAGCCTCGACTCCAACGTCCAACAGACGGTCACCTTGACGGTGGACCGCACCGGGCTGGTGACGCCCGGCGTGCAGGCCTTCCTCGACATCGCAACGAACGATCCCGACACCGCCGTGGCCCAGCTTGACGTGGCGGTATCTGTGCCGCCGGTCATTCTCATCGGGACCGACCGGGACGCCCTCGGCTTCCAGTCGGATGAGAATGCGAAGATTCTCTCCATCGCGAATATTGGCGATGCGGGCACCATCCTGAATTATCAGGCCGTCACCAACGAAGACTGGCTCTCCATCTCCCCCTCCACGGGCACGAGCGAAGGCACCAGTTCTCCCATCAAGGATTTCCAGGAGCATAGCGTCACGGTTGACCGCTCCCGTCTGGACGGCGCGGGTTCATCGGCCCGCATCATCATCTCCGCCTTCATTATCGAAGACGGCGTGGCGGTTCCGGATCCCTCGGTGCCCCAGGTTGAAGTTACCGTCACGGTGGAGGCGTCGCCCCTGACCATCGAATCCGCCCTTCCCGGCACCCGGGTCCCCTCCCTTGTTCGGAATGTCCTGATGTTGCGTAATGTGCGCGCCGAATCCATCCCGATTCCGAATAGCCGCCTGGAGGACATCGGAAATCTCTTCCGCATTTCGGAAACCGAAATTCCCCTTGAACTTTCCGAAACGAACCAGTTCCTGAAAAAGGATTACACCGCCAATATTCTGGTGCTTCTCGACTTCTCCGGCAGTATGCTCGAAGCCGCCAACACCGTACTCGCAGACGGACAGCTCGGTGATCCCGGCGCCCTGACCGAAGATGCGCTGAAGACCGTCTATCTGCGCTGTATCCCCGAACTCCTCGACGAACTTCCCGCCCACTACCGCGTCGGACTGGGGGTCTTCAATGACCACGCTCTGCCCGAAGGCGGCGTCGTTCGAATCATTACGGACAATGACGGCGAGCCGGACTTTACCCGGGACAAGGCCGTGCTGGCGAACCGACTCAATTCGATCAATGTGGATGACAACGGCGCCACGGACCTCCTCCCCGCGCTGGAATCGGGTTCGACCATCCTCCAGGAGCAGGATTCCAACGACAACCTCCGCCCCTTCGACGAAGCGGACGTGAAAGGGCTCATCGTATTTACCGACGGTCGCGACACCAGCCTGAGCCGGGTCACGGAGACCGCGAACATCATCAGCGCCCAGCGCGTTCGACTCTTCCTGGTCGGCTGGGGGCAGAAGGTGGAAGCGGACCCCATGCTCCGTCTCTCGTCCACGACCGGCGGCCACTACTATTCCACCGATGCCCGGTCCACGGGGCAGCTTGATCCCTTCGGCGTGCCGATCCGGGTGCCTCTGGTTTCCGAGCTTACCGACATCTGCTCCCTCGACGGCGCGGACGAGTGCGATGAGTCCCTGCCGAACGATCTCAACTCTCAGGTGGTCCTGAGCTACACGACCCTGAACCAGCAGCCCAGTGTGGTCGTCGCGGCCGACATCACCTTCAATGATCCGAACGACCAGAATACGACGTGTCTTCCCGAGCAGGGCGACATCAGCGCGGGTGTGGAATATCGCCAGCAGGACTTCTCCACCATCGCGGGCGATGTTCGCCTTGGCCAGATTTCCTTGCGCACCGAAGGCATCTCCGGCGGCGAAGCCACCGTGTTTGTTCGCGCGGATTACATGCCGCGCAATATCACGGAATTGCAGTTCGAGATGTCCGTAACCAGTCTGGAGACGCCCACCCTCAGCGTAAGCCGCGTCGCCCAGACCTCCGGAGGCCTGATTTCCGACTGGAATCTCGTAGAGGCCCCGGCAGGCACCTACACGTTGAGCTCCCCCGACGGCGAGCCGATCCGATTCTCGGACTTTGGCGACCTGCTGGCTGTCCGGGTGACCAATGTCACCCAGGCCTTTACACTCAACTTCGAAGTTACCAGCCCCATCTATACCTCCGGTAACTTCGAGACCAAATACTTCACCCATCCTGACAGCATCATCGTTGCCGGCGGCCCCTTCCTCGGCACGTCCTTCCCTGCGGCCTTCTTCGATTCGCGCCCGGCGCCCCTGGATGTCGACGGAGAGTTCGTCGTGGTGGCCGACGGCAATACCGACCAGGTCGAGATCGATATCTTTAATCTGGGCGGTGGACACGTCGCACCCGGCTCGACGCCCGATCCCATTACCGGTGAATTCAGCTCGGAAGGACTGGTAAACGTCGGCCTGTTCTGGGAAGCGACCATCGGCTCCGATTCGAACTTCCTGAGCTTCGAAGAGAACACGCAGCAGTCCGGGTTCGTCACCTCCTCTTTCGCACCCTCGACCATGTTCGTCAATCTGGATCGCGCATCGGTACCGCCGGGACTTCGCGAAGGCGAACTCTTTATCACCTACGGCTCCGGCTCGGTAAATGCCAGCGGCACGCTGGATCCCCTCAAGATTCGCTACACGATCGAGAACCCCGAGTTCCTGATCACATCGCAGGACTTGATATCCGGCGAGCAGATTCCGGTGGACTTCATCTCCTTCGGCTTCACGCCGGACAGCCAGGAAATCCGCGTGCGCAATGTCGGCCAGAGCACCCTGATCTGGGAGACGAACGCGGCGGCCTTCCCGACGTGGCTCGAGTTGAGCGACATCGTAGGCGCGGCGGGTCCGGACCAGGAATCCGTCGTGGTGATCAATATCATCCGCGAATTTGTACCGGAGGGCGAGTCCGAGTTCGATATCGTGTTTACCTCCGATTTTGCCGATCCGATCACGTTGCGGGTGGGTGTGGAAGGTCTTCCCGATCCCTGA
- a CDS encoding glutamate--tRNA ligase, whose protein sequence is MSTVRCRIAPSPSGFLHIGTAKMALFNWLFARKSGGTFVLRLEDTDAERTDETFVQAMCEGFKWLGINWDEGPAFGDEPAKGSLGPYRQSDRKALHQEAAMKLLSDGHAYRCFCSKEELDAEREAAMAEKRARKKCPCRDLDAATSDSRKAESHALRFRTPEGQTVVEDWVQGNVRTDNRELDDFVILKANGDPIFHLAVVVDDALMQITHVIRGDDHLTNAARHVLLFDALGYPRPKFAHLPMVLDDAGKKFSKRLHGANVLDWRDDGYLPEALINYVALLGWTPAEENRELFTIAELTEAFVAERWTKSAARFDRKKLDWLNGQHIRLLEPAVLQSRLVAVLQRAGIDTSQRDDAWFAALTEICREKLSTLNQIVELSDFFFHEITEYEDKPVQKIWRTEDAAAIMAQLTSCLESVTDWNRDVLKQAFHDLGESMGVGMGKLVHPARLALTGKSVGPGLFELAELLGRDACLERMARASAFVATLS, encoded by the coding sequence ATGAGCACCGTTCGCTGCCGCATTGCGCCTTCCCCTTCCGGCTTCCTGCACATCGGCACGGCCAAGATGGCCCTGTTCAACTGGCTTTTTGCCCGTAAGTCCGGCGGCACCTTCGTGTTGCGCCTGGAAGACACCGACGCGGAACGGACCGATGAGACCTTCGTCCAGGCCATGTGCGAAGGATTCAAATGGCTCGGCATCAACTGGGACGAAGGGCCCGCTTTCGGTGATGAGCCCGCGAAAGGTTCTTTGGGGCCCTATCGCCAGTCTGACCGCAAGGCGCTGCATCAGGAAGCCGCGATGAAGCTGTTGTCCGACGGCCATGCCTATCGCTGCTTCTGCTCGAAAGAGGAGCTGGACGCCGAGCGAGAGGCGGCCATGGCGGAGAAGCGGGCGCGGAAAAAGTGCCCCTGCCGAGATCTGGACGCGGCGACCTCCGATTCGCGAAAGGCGGAGTCTCACGCGCTTCGATTTCGCACGCCGGAGGGCCAGACGGTAGTGGAAGACTGGGTGCAGGGCAACGTCCGTACGGACAATCGGGAACTGGATGATTTTGTCATCCTCAAGGCCAACGGCGATCCTATTTTTCATCTGGCGGTGGTGGTGGACGATGCGTTGATGCAAATCACCCACGTTATCCGGGGGGATGACCATTTGACGAACGCCGCCCGCCACGTGCTGCTTTTTGACGCTCTGGGTTATCCGCGCCCGAAGTTTGCCCACCTGCCCATGGTGCTGGACGATGCGGGCAAGAAATTCAGCAAACGTCTGCACGGTGCCAATGTGCTGGACTGGCGCGACGATGGCTATCTGCCTGAAGCGCTCATCAACTATGTGGCCCTGCTGGGGTGGACGCCGGCCGAGGAAAATCGCGAACTGTTTACCATCGCGGAGCTGACCGAGGCCTTTGTGGCCGAGCGGTGGACGAAATCCGCCGCGCGTTTTGACCGCAAGAAACTGGACTGGCTCAACGGCCAGCACATCCGCCTCCTGGAGCCCGCCGTTTTGCAGTCCCGCCTGGTGGCGGTGTTGCAGCGGGCCGGTATCGATACGTCGCAGCGCGACGACGCCTGGTTTGCCGCGCTCACGGAGATATGCCGGGAGAAGCTCTCAACGCTGAATCAGATTGTCGAGCTGAGCGATTTCTTCTTCCATGAGATCACGGAATATGAGGACAAGCCGGTTCAGAAGATCTGGCGCACGGAAGACGCGGCGGCGATCATGGCCCAACTTACGTCATGCCTGGAATCGGTGACGGACTGGAATCGAGATGTGCTGAAACAGGCCTTCCACGATCTGGGTGAATCCATGGGCGTGGGTATGGGCAAGCTGGTTCATCCGGCCCGTCTCGCGCTGACCGGAAAATCGGTCGGTCCGGGCTTGTTTGAGCTTGCGGAGCTGCTGGGCAGGGATGCCTGCCTGGAGCGGATGGCTAGGGCCTCGGCCTTCGTGGCGACGTTGTCCTGA